The DNA region GCATTGCAGATACAGAAGTACTTGCGTCCGCACTTGCTGAACAGGCAACCGCCGGCATGGTGATTGCATTGGACGGTGATCTGGGTGCGGGCAAAACGGCATTTTCACAGAAGTTTGCCTGGCATTTGGGTGTACGTGATGTGGTCAACAGTCCCACGTTTACCCTGATCAAGGAATACGAAGGGCGTCTGCCCTTGTATCACATGGATGTCTATCGCATTTCACTGGAAGAAGCAGACGAGCTTGGGCTGGATGAGTATTTCTATGGAGCCGGAGTCAGCCTGGTGGAGTGGTCGAGTATCATTCCCGAATTGCTCCCGCAAGAACATTTGCATGTGCAGATGGAGACGACAGGCCCGGAGGATCGAACGATTACACTGGATGGGTATGGCGAGACTTACGCTGCTATATGCCGACAGTTCAGACAGAATGGAGTCATAAGATGATGGAAGATTTACAAAAAAAGCCGCGTCAGCGGTTTTTGGCGTTGGATACCTCGACTGCGGTGATGGCAGCCGCGGTAATGGAAGATCACGCTCTTCTGGAGGAACGCAATGAACGGGCAGAACGCAATCACTCGGTGCACGTTGTGCCTGTAATGGAGCAGCTGCTGGAAGCCAGCAGCACGCAGCCGGGACAGCTGGACGGCATTGCTGTCGGCATTGGCCCGGGATCGTACACGGGCATCCGCATTGCGGTGACCGCGGCGAAGACGCTGGCCTGGGCGTGGGACATCCCCGTTGCCGGGGTGTCCAGCCTTCAGGCTCTGGCCTGGGGCGGCTGGCACAGCGGCCTTGCCGCCAAGGCCGAAGCTGCGGCAGAGGATGCCGCAGCCGGGGCTGGCGGAACGCCATCCGCGGACCAGGGCGGCACGGGTGCCGCCCCTGTCCACTGGATCGTTCCGCTTGTGGATGCGCGGCGCGGTCAGGCCTATACCGCGCTGTTTGCCTCCGCCGGGAGCGCTGCGCCCCGGCGGCTGGCCCCAGATGCCATCCGTCTGGTGGACGGATGGCTGGAAGCCCTCGCCGTCCGCATGGCGGAGGCGGCGCCGGAAGAGCGGCCCGCTGCCGTCTGGATTGTCGGCGAGACGGGCCCGCATGCGGCGGCAGCGGCTGAGCTTCGCTGCCCCGCAGGAACGGCGCTCCAGCTCGTACCCTATGAGCTGGAGGGCCGCTGGGTTGGGCGCCTCGGCGCCGAGGCGCTGCTTGCAGGTCAGCGGGATGACGTGCATGCGCTTGTGCCCAACTACACCCAGCTGGCTGAAGCGGAAGCCAATCTGCTGCGCAAAGGCTAACAGAGGTTGTTCAAAAAGTCCGCTTTTGATTACGAAGGATGCCTAGTGGCATCATCAGCATCGAATATGGAATTCAGCCGAAGTAGGCGGATGCTTGCGAAGAATGTTTCCTTCGGAAACATTGTAGTTGCTCACGTAGTTTTCCCTACGCTCCGCTACTCCATTTCTAGCTTCATCCCATCTTCTCGGTACTGAGAACCGGTCTTTTTGAACACGCACTAAAAGGGAGGGGAAGCGGATGGACAACGTGGAGAATGACGGGCAGGAAGCAGCCCTTCAGTTCAGATTCATGACTCTGGATGATATTCCCGATGTAATGATTATTGAACATGAGGCCTTCACCCTGCCCTGGACGGAAGAAGCGTTTCAGAATGAATTGACACACAATCATTTTGCTAAATATATGGTCATGGAACTGGAAGGAACAGCAATTGGCTATGCTGGCATGTGGACGATCATGGATGAAGCCCACATTACCAATATTGCAGTCAGGGAAGCTTATCGTGGGCGCAAGCTCGGCGAGAAGCTGTTGGACGAATTGATGAGAACGGCGGCTTATCTCGGGATGGAACGAATGACGCTGGAAGTCCGGGTTTCGAATCGAATTGCCCAGAGCTTGTATCAGAAAAAAGGGTTTGAATCGGCAGGTCTTCGCAAAGGATACTACTCCGACAATGGGGAGGATGCGATGATTATGTGGGCGAATTTGCCGCCTGCGAGCCGGAGCGGCGAAGAGGAAGGAAGCGTAACGGATTCATGAAGGATTTCAATGAAAAGATAAGTTCAGCACCATCTTATATATTGGCTGTGGAGACAAGCTGTGATGAAACGTCCGTAGCGGTAGTCAAGGATGGACGGGAAGTGCTGTCCAATCTGATCTCCAGCCAGATTGAGACGCATAAGGCATTTGGCGGAGTAGTGCCTGAAGTGGCTTCGCGCAAACACGTTGAAGTCATTACATTGATGCTGGAACAGGCTATTGAACAATCCGGCATCCGTCCGCGTGATCTGAGTGCGATTGCCGTCACGCAAGGGCCTGGACTGGTAGGTGCATTGCTGGTCGGCATTGTAGCGGCCAAAACCATGGCTATGGCTCTTGGCAAGCCGCTCATTGGCACACATCATATTGCAGGACATATCTATGCCAACAGACTTACCCAGGAGCTGCAATATCCAGCGATGGCATTGGTGGTTTCGGGTGGTCATACCGAGCTTGTGCATATGGAATCCGAAGGCAAGTTCAAACTGATCGGTCGTACGCGTGACGATGCGGTAGGCGAGGCTTACGACAAAGTGGCACGGGCCCTGGGCTGTCCCTACCCGGGAGGACCGCATGTGGACCGGATGGCTGCTGAAGCAGAGCAGGCGGTACCTTTGCCGCGTGTCTGGCTTGAAGCAGATTCGTATGATTTCAGTCTTAGCGGTCTGAAGTCGGCTGTACTGAATGTTCTGAATCAAGCCAAAATGCGCGGAGAAACGCTTGAACCATCTGCTGTGGCGCGGGGCTTCCAGGAAGCGGTCGTCGAAGTGCTGGTAGAGAAGGCAGTGCGGGCTGTTCATGAGTATGGATCGCGTCAATTGTTGTTATGCGGTGGCGTTGCAGCAAATCGGGGTTTGCGTTCAGCTTTGCAGGAGCGTTGTGCGAAGGAAGGGCTTGAATTGCTGATCCCGCCGATGGAGTATTGTACCGACAATGCTGCGATGATTGGAGCTGCGGCGTACTTGAAATGGCAGCGGGGAGAAATCTCGGAATTCGATGCCAAAGCAGATCCTGGACTTTCACTTGAGGCATGGTCTGTTCAATCGCTATAGAATGATTCATACACATTAAGACTTGACAGCCAGATGTGAAGAATGTATATTAGTTACAAATTTAAACAGGAATTCAGATTCCTGATTGTAAACGCGATGAACAGGAACAGTAGGGTAATTCCCGGTCTTAGAGAGCTGCGGGGTGGTGCAACGCAGTCGAAGGAAACCTGAAACTCACCTGGAAGCGGAACGATGGAACACGGTAACTCCCCGGGAGAAGCCGAAGGCCGATGATGGCCCAAAGTACATGGTTACGGGTTGCCTCCGTGAATGGGCCGTTGTTGATGGAATACGGATGACATATCGGTAGGAAATCAACGATAACTGAGGGGGCTTTTGTCACTTGGGGCGATGATAACGGTATGGACGCATACAGGATCAGCTCAAAGGAAACGAAAGTCAACAAGAGTGGTACCGCGAAGGTGAACAGCCTGTCGTCTCTTGCAATATTGCAGGAGATGGCAGGCTTTTTTGATTTTCAAAATAGTATTGGTTATCAATCCGCTGTTGTATTGGTTATGGGTCAGTTGTTATATACGATAAATGTAATGAACGGGAGCAGTAAAATGACAAAGCGCTCAGAGAGCTGCGGGGTGGTGCGACGCAGTGGCTGATATCATTTGAATCTCGCCCGGGAACAGAGCTGTGGAAGCATGAGGGACGATGTTTCGTCCATTTGTCCTTGCGGACGAAAGGGTCATGCGTTACACAGTAACGGCTAACCTCCGTTACAGGGTGTTTCTCCAGCTGGAGAAGTGTTGTAGGTGCGGTTGTACGCAGCAGCAATGCTTATGGCTGGAGACGACGAGGTGGATGGTCTCTGGCGCAAGCCTGGATCATCAAGCAAGAGTGGTACCGCGGAGGGATAATAACCCGCCGTCTCTTAGATGAGATGGCGGGTTATTTGTGTTTGCTGCCGGCAGCAGGGTGGGTGATAGGCATGAATAATCTGCATGAGAAGAACTGAGAGAGTGTAAGTCGACGTACACTCTTGTATGTCCGAAATAAGTTCATGAATAAGGACTAGAGTAATGTCCGAGTTGTGAGCGGTTAACGTAGCGAGCCTGGATATTCGATCAAACACAACGATGAACAAAAACATACGAAAACATGTCATGTGAACAGCAAGGTTCTGGCCTGGTTCCAACGCAATGAACATTTTATAAATTTGATGGAGGTTGAAGGATATGACAACGAACAATAATAAACGCATGATCGAGATTTTTGATACAACACTGCGTGATGGAGAACAGGCACCGGGAGCAAGTTTGCAGCCTGAGCAAAAAATTGAACTGGCACACCAATTGGCTTCTCTGGGCATTGACGTCATCGAGCCTGGATTCCCGATCTCAAGTCCGGGTGAGTTTGCGGCGGTTCAGGCGATTTCCAGACAACTGCAAAACGTTGAGATTTGCGGTTTCGCGCGTGCGGTCAAGGGGGATATTGATGCAGCTGTTCGAGCAACGGCTGACGCAGCACGCCGCCGAATTCACCTGTTTATCTCCTCTTCGGATATCCATATTGAGCATCAGCTGCGCCGTCCGCGCAGCGAAGTCGTGGCTACCGCTCGGGAGATGGTATCTTATGCGCGTCAGTTCACAGATATTGTGGAATTCACCGCCATGGATGCGGCTCGTACGAAGATGGATGATCTGATTGAAATGGTTGAAGTGGCCATTGAAGCAGGAGCGAGTGTTATCAATTTGCCGGATACGGTCGGGTACGCGCTGCCGCATGAATATGGAGAGATGTTCCGCCGGGTACGTGAAGGTGCAAGAGGTGGAGACAAGGTTCGTTACAGCGCACACTGTCATAATGACTTGGGGCTTGCCGTTGCTAACAGTCTGGCTGCGATTGCGAACGGTGCTTCCCAGATTGAAGTAACCATTAACGGTGTAGGAGAACGGACGGGCAACTGTGCATTGGAAGAGCTGATTATGGCTTTGGAGACACGTGGAGACGCTATTGGTGCAACCACGAACATCAAACTGAACCAGATGTATGAGACATCGCGTCAGATTAGCCGTGCAATGCATTTCCCGATTGCCTACAACAAACCGGTGGTAGGACGAAATGCCTTCCAGCATGAGTCCGGTATTCATCAGGATGGTCTGCTCAAGAACAGGAATACGTATGAAATTATGGACCCGGAAGCGCTGGGTATTCCGCGCAGCATGATTATTCTGGGCAAACACTCCGGTCGTCACGCTTTGAAAGACCGGGTTCGTAAATATGGTTTTGAACCGGATGAGCAGCAAATGGAACAACTGTATGAGGTATTTAAAGAAACAGCCGACCAACAGAAAGTGGTTAGTGATGATCAGTTATTGCAGATGGTTAGCCAGACCATGAATATTCCTGCTCAAGATTATGAGCTGGTTGAATTGCAGGTAACAGCAGGCAGCATGACCGATCGAATGGCAGCCGTTCGCATTCGAACCAGCGCAGGAGAGCAATCCTACTCTGCCGTTGGCGGTGGTCCGGTAGATGCAACCATCCGTGCGATTGGGCAGAGTATTTCAGATGATATTACGTTTGTGGATATGGAGATGCACGCCTTGAGCGGAGGAGAGGCTGCGAGTGCAGAAGCTGCGGTAACCGTGGAACGGGCAGGACGTGAATTCAGAGGAACCGCTACGCACAATGATATCGTCATGGCTGCTGGTCTGGCGTATGTAGCCGCTTGTAATGCTGCTGGATTGAAGGCAGAATCTTCTGAGAGTGATGAGCCTGTGCACGCATAAATAGCAATTAGCCTTTTAGAGAATTTTTGATGCTAACAAAGAAGAGCAAAGCAGGCCTTGAATGAAAGAGGTCTGCTTTTGTCCTTTTATAGGAGATCACATACGAAGAGGGGGGGCGATTTGTCAAGATGTGATTATAGTTATCCACATATTCAGGATAATTTGTGGGTAACTCTGTCAAACCCAAACCAGTAATGTTTTCGGAAATAAAGGTTTTAGGGGATAGAGATCCCCCTTTATATCCACAAAGATGTGGATAACGTGGATAACTTGGTGGATAAATATGGTTTTTGTGCAGAAAAAGCTATTCTACCGCCGTATAATTAACTAAATTAAGTTGATTGCTATATTGCTTTCTTGTGGATAAGATGGAGGGTAATCAACAGAAAAATATGTCCCGTAGTTCGAGTGAATTTGACAAATATGAAAACCCTCTTGTCAAAACCCTATAGTTATAATTAACAAAAAAGCTGATTCCGTCAAGGAATCAGCTTTTTGTTTGCTATTTGTTCCACGCAGCAGGACAGCAGGGAAATGGACTGAAAGGGCCAGCTTATTCCAAAGCTAATTCTTCCCACTCTTCATAAGCCTTGGCAAGTTGAAGCTTGTGACTCTCCGCTTGTTCCTGTAGCTCTTGCAGCTTCATGTAATCCTGATATATTTCAGGCAGGGCCATCTGTGCCTCAAGCTCCGTAATCTCCGTTTCCAGCTCCGCAATCTGTTGTTCCAGAGCTTCCTGCTTGCGCTGGCGGTTTCGTTCTTCCCGCTTGGCCTGCTTGTCAGCTTCGAATGAAGCGGCTCCGGATTTTTCGGTTGCAGACAGGCCTGGATCCGATTTCGCAGAGTTTTTGGAGGAGGCAAGGCGTGCTTCAGCAGCTTCGCGTGCAATGTCCTCAAGCTCCTGTTTCTTCTCTACATAATCATCATAGTTGCCGAGGTAGTGTTCTGTTCCACCTGGATGAAGCTCAACAATACGCTCAGCCATTTTGTTAAGGAAATACCGGTCATGGGAGATGAACAGCAATGTGCCTTCATAGTCCATCAGTGCGGCTTCAAGCACTTCTTTGGCGAACAGATCAAGATGGTTCGTAGGTTCATCCAGAATGAGCATGTTGGCTTCCATGAGCATGAGCTTGGAGAGAGACACACGAGCTTTTTCTCCACCGCTGAGCGAGGAGATTTTTTTGAGTACATCATCTCCACTGAACAGGAAGTTGCCAAGCACCGTACGAATCCGCGCTTCCTCCATGCCTGGATATGCACCCCACAGCTCTTCCAACACGGTATTGGAAGGATTAAGTCCCGTCTGTTCCTGATCATAATAGCCAATCTGCACCTTGGTACCCCATTGGATCTCACCGCTTACAGGACGCAAACTTCCGGTGAGGCATTTCAGCAAGGTGGATTTGCCAATACCGTTCGGACCGATCAAAGCAACCGTTTCCCCGCGTCTAAGATCAAAAGATACATTGCGGAACAGCGGCGAGGCCTCATCGTAAGCCACGGATAGCTGTTCCACACGGAGCACTTCCTTGCCGGACATGACAGCCGTTTCAAAAGAGAAGTGGGCTTTCTTCAGATCTCCCATAGGTTTGTCCAGCCGTTCCATCTTATCGAGCGCCTTGCGGCGGCTCTGTGCCCGTTTGGTCGTTGAAGCACGGACGATATTCTTCTGAACAAATTCCTCCATCTTGGAGATTTCATCCTGCTGTTTCTCATATTGCTTCATCTGGCTTTCATACTCGGCAGCTTTAAGCTCCATGTACCGACTGTAATTGCCCGTATATTTTTTCGAGCGATGCCGTTCAATCTCCACGATGGTTGTAACAAGCCGATCAAGAAAATACCGGTCATGGGATACAACGAGCAGTGCGCCAGAATAACCTCTCAGATAATCCTCAAGCCACGTTAAGGTGGCGATATCGAGATAGTTGGTAGGCTCGTCCAGCATGAGCAGGTCAGGGGCCTGGAGCAAAATTCGAGCGAGCGCAAGGCGGGTCTTTTGACCTCCGCTCAGTGTGGCAATCCGGGTATCCGGTGAGAATTCCCCGAATCCCATCCCGTGCAGCACGCTGCGAATGCGGGTTTCCATCTCATAACCGCCATGATCCTTGAACCAGTCCGAGCGTTTGGCATAACGCTCAAGCAGATCTGCATATTTTTTCTCGTCTTCCATCTGGGCAGGGTCAGCAATATCCTGTTCCATCTGACGCAAATCTGCTTCAGCCTGGGTCAGATGAGCGAATACATTCATCATTTCATCCCATATGGAGCGGTCCGATTGCAGTCCGCTGTTCTGGGCAAGGTAACCGAGTGTCGTTTCCTTGGATTTGAAAATCTGCCCGCCATCGTAGGACATTTCCCCTGCCACAATTTTGAGCAACGTGGATTTCCCTGCGCCGTTAACACCGACGAGGCCGATGCGCTCGCGTTCTAATATTTGTAAGTTCACGCCGTCCAGGATCGGATCGACACCAAAACGTTTGATAATTCCGGATACTTGCAGCAGCATAAAATTAAGTTCCTC from Paenibacillus sp. JNUCC-31 includes:
- the tsaE gene encoding tRNA (adenosine(37)-N6)-threonylcarbamoyltransferase complex ATPase subunit type 1 TsaE, with the translated sequence MNQTHEQWVYYSHGIADTEVLASALAEQATAGMVIALDGDLGAGKTAFSQKFAWHLGVRDVVNSPTFTLIKEYEGRLPLYHMDVYRISLEEADELGLDEYFYGAGVSLVEWSSIIPELLPQEHLHVQMETTGPEDRTITLDGYGETYAAICRQFRQNGVIR
- the tsaB gene encoding tRNA (adenosine(37)-N6)-threonylcarbamoyltransferase complex dimerization subunit type 1 TsaB; protein product: MEDLQKKPRQRFLALDTSTAVMAAAVMEDHALLEERNERAERNHSVHVVPVMEQLLEASSTQPGQLDGIAVGIGPGSYTGIRIAVTAAKTLAWAWDIPVAGVSSLQALAWGGWHSGLAAKAEAAAEDAAAGAGGTPSADQGGTGAAPVHWIVPLVDARRGQAYTALFASAGSAAPRRLAPDAIRLVDGWLEALAVRMAEAAPEERPAAVWIVGETGPHAAAAAELRCPAGTALQLVPYELEGRWVGRLGAEALLAGQRDDVHALVPNYTQLAEAEANLLRKG
- the rimI gene encoding ribosomal protein S18-alanine N-acetyltransferase, with the protein product MDNVENDGQEAALQFRFMTLDDIPDVMIIEHEAFTLPWTEEAFQNELTHNHFAKYMVMELEGTAIGYAGMWTIMDEAHITNIAVREAYRGRKLGEKLLDELMRTAAYLGMERMTLEVRVSNRIAQSLYQKKGFESAGLRKGYYSDNGEDAMIMWANLPPASRSGEEEGSVTDS
- the tsaD gene encoding tRNA (adenosine(37)-N6)-threonylcarbamoyltransferase complex transferase subunit TsaD, whose product is MKDFNEKISSAPSYILAVETSCDETSVAVVKDGREVLSNLISSQIETHKAFGGVVPEVASRKHVEVITLMLEQAIEQSGIRPRDLSAIAVTQGPGLVGALLVGIVAAKTMAMALGKPLIGTHHIAGHIYANRLTQELQYPAMALVVSGGHTELVHMESEGKFKLIGRTRDDAVGEAYDKVARALGCPYPGGPHVDRMAAEAEQAVPLPRVWLEADSYDFSLSGLKSAVLNVLNQAKMRGETLEPSAVARGFQEAVVEVLVEKAVRAVHEYGSRQLLLCGGVAANRGLRSALQERCAKEGLELLIPPMEYCTDNAAMIGAAAYLKWQRGEISEFDAKADPGLSLEAWSVQSL
- a CDS encoding 2-isopropylmalate synthase, coding for MTTNNNKRMIEIFDTTLRDGEQAPGASLQPEQKIELAHQLASLGIDVIEPGFPISSPGEFAAVQAISRQLQNVEICGFARAVKGDIDAAVRATADAARRRIHLFISSSDIHIEHQLRRPRSEVVATAREMVSYARQFTDIVEFTAMDAARTKMDDLIEMVEVAIEAGASVINLPDTVGYALPHEYGEMFRRVREGARGGDKVRYSAHCHNDLGLAVANSLAAIANGASQIEVTINGVGERTGNCALEELIMALETRGDAIGATTNIKLNQMYETSRQISRAMHFPIAYNKPVVGRNAFQHESGIHQDGLLKNRNTYEIMDPEALGIPRSMIILGKHSGRHALKDRVRKYGFEPDEQQMEQLYEVFKETADQQKVVSDDQLLQMVSQTMNIPAQDYELVELQVTAGSMTDRMAAVRIRTSAGEQSYSAVGGGPVDATIRAIGQSISDDITFVDMEMHALSGGEAASAEAAVTVERAGREFRGTATHNDIVMAAGLAYVAACNAAGLKAESSESDEPVHA
- a CDS encoding ABC-F family ATP-binding cassette domain-containing protein — its product is MLLQVSGIIKRFGVDPILDGVNLQILERERIGLVGVNGAGKSTLLKIVAGEMSYDGGQIFKSKETTLGYLAQNSGLQSDRSIWDEMMNVFAHLTQAEADLRQMEQDIADPAQMEDEKKYADLLERYAKRSDWFKDHGGYEMETRIRSVLHGMGFGEFSPDTRIATLSGGQKTRLALARILLQAPDLLMLDEPTNYLDIATLTWLEDYLRGYSGALLVVSHDRYFLDRLVTTIVEIERHRSKKYTGNYSRYMELKAAEYESQMKQYEKQQDEISKMEEFVQKNIVRASTTKRAQSRRKALDKMERLDKPMGDLKKAHFSFETAVMSGKEVLRVEQLSVAYDEASPLFRNVSFDLRRGETVALIGPNGIGKSTLLKCLTGSLRPVSGEIQWGTKVQIGYYDQEQTGLNPSNTVLEELWGAYPGMEEARIRTVLGNFLFSGDDVLKKISSLSGGEKARVSLSKLMLMEANMLILDEPTNHLDLFAKEVLEAALMDYEGTLLFISHDRYFLNKMAERIVELHPGGTEHYLGNYDDYVEKKQELEDIAREAAEARLASSKNSAKSDPGLSATEKSGAASFEADKQAKREERNRQRKQEALEQQIAELETEITELEAQMALPEIYQDYMKLQELQEQAESHKLQLAKAYEEWEELALE